In the genome of Ignavibacteriota bacterium, one region contains:
- a CDS encoding T9SS type A sorting domain-containing protein translates to MKITTLITFFLAVSLNNVFSQWQKLNEGINGNYSSTFNFINDDVGWALIYPSTFIKTTDAGETWEEIPFDKNKYIMQFKFISENAGWVVCSDNLSTSLLILKTIDGGKTWQTKFNEPYDQWYGFSSIQSLDEDHLYATSYNKVIATNNGGETWDDITPQGYVGSYTYIWFVDTNIGIMCYSNYINYKPSILRTTNGGITWYEHPIKGIANIDRLFFLNDSVGYFTALDDSSDNLIYKTSDAGKNWESICKFDSNNVRTLQFVDEQTAYLSTWNFTSKVKQFLKSNDGGNSWSKINTNFNFYNKSYNFSQFTITDLFFNKNNEGIILGNLGNYLALYRSGDGGRNWDMQKYSCPFININFSDSLNGIAFGGYEVGGLHVLNSFGEIFSTNDGGKNWEIIYETPNRIIRTNFIDEDNIYILTKTGNFGVISRIFKSNDRGKNWSEVLTMEEKFNSFNFIANDIKMIDNNNGWLVGYYSDSISNGSIIVETNDGWNTWETKFISKSTENTYYTLNSISFYDTLGFAVGENGEVVKYTPSTGWKEIKTDVKGPLNKIAFKDNLNIWITGSFFNGTEYENILLKTTNGGNSWENVNNFNYKINDMVFIDNSIGWFVGNDANSNGVIFKTINGGQNWELVENNLIGPLFDIEIKDSYVWISGDYGLLLKSKDSILTAIDNKPSLSNDFKLYQNYPNPFNPTTVIEYNIPANVKSETPNVELIIYDVLGRKIKTLVNEVQNPGFHKINFNGSRLASGVYYYQIKYDSFIQSKKMLLLK, encoded by the coding sequence ATGAAGATTACAACACTTATAACATTTTTCTTAGCTGTATCTCTAAATAATGTATTTTCTCAGTGGCAGAAACTTAACGAAGGAATTAATGGAAATTATTCCAGTACGTTCAATTTTATTAATGATGATGTTGGCTGGGCTCTTATTTATCCATCAACCTTTATTAAAACAACAGATGCGGGAGAAACGTGGGAGGAAATTCCCTTTGACAAAAATAAATACATTATGCAATTTAAATTCATTAGCGAAAATGCCGGATGGGTTGTATGCAGTGATAATTTATCAACTTCGTTATTAATTTTAAAAACAATAGATGGCGGAAAAACCTGGCAAACAAAGTTCAATGAGCCTTATGATCAATGGTATGGATTTAGTTCAATTCAATCATTAGACGAAGATCATTTATACGCAACCAGTTATAATAAAGTTATCGCCACAAATAACGGCGGTGAAACTTGGGATGATATTACACCTCAAGGTTATGTAGGTTCTTACACATATATTTGGTTTGTTGACACCAATATTGGAATTATGTGTTATTCAAACTACATAAATTATAAACCTTCCATTTTAAGAACAACCAATGGTGGAATTACTTGGTATGAACATCCAATTAAAGGTATTGCAAATATTGATAGATTATTTTTCCTTAATGATTCTGTTGGATATTTTACTGCTTTGGACGATTCTTCTGATAATTTGATTTATAAAACATCGGACGCCGGAAAAAATTGGGAATCAATTTGCAAGTTTGATTCTAATAATGTTAGAACACTTCAATTTGTTGATGAACAAACCGCTTATTTAAGTACATGGAATTTTACAAGTAAAGTAAAGCAATTTTTAAAATCGAATGATGGCGGAAATTCCTGGTCGAAAATAAATACGAATTTTAATTTCTATAACAAAAGTTATAATTTTTCACAGTTTACAATTACCGATTTATTTTTTAACAAAAATAATGAAGGAATTATTTTAGGAAATTTAGGTAATTATCTTGCTTTATACAGAAGCGGCGATGGAGGAAGAAACTGGGATATGCAGAAATATTCATGCCCTTTTATTAATATAAATTTTTCTGATTCACTTAACGGAATTGCTTTCGGCGGATATGAAGTTGGCGGGCTTCATGTTCTTAATTCGTTCGGTGAAATATTTTCGACAAATGACGGCGGCAAAAACTGGGAAATTATTTACGAAACACCAAACAGAATTATAAGAACAAATTTTATTGATGAAGACAATATTTATATTTTGACAAAAACGGGAAACTTTGGAGTTATTTCTCGAATATTTAAGTCAAATGATAGAGGTAAAAATTGGTCAGAAGTTTTAACAATGGAAGAAAAATTCAATTCTTTCAATTTTATTGCAAATGATATAAAAATGATAGACAATAATAACGGCTGGCTTGTCGGATATTACTCAGATTCAATTTCCAACGGTTCAATTATTGTTGAAACTAATGACGGATGGAACACTTGGGAAACAAAATTTATTTCTAAAAGTACTGAAAATACTTATTACACCTTAAATTCAATTTCATTTTATGATACATTGGGATTTGCGGTTGGTGAAAACGGTGAAGTGGTAAAATATACACCGAGTACAGGATGGAAGGAAATAAAAACCGATGTTAAAGGTCCGCTTAATAAAATTGCGTTTAAGGATAATTTAAACATTTGGATAACCGGCAGCTTTTTTAACGGAACAGAATATGAAAATATTTTACTAAAAACTACAAACGGCGGAAATTCGTGGGAAAACGTAAACAACTTTAATTATAAAATTAATGATATGGTGTTTATTGATAATTCGATCGGCTGGTTTGTGGGAAATGACGCAAACAGTAACGGTGTAATTTTTAAAACAATAAACGGCGGTCAAAATTGGGAATTGGTAGAAAATAATTTAATCGGTCCATTGTTCGATATTGAAATTAAAGACTCTTACGTTTGGATTTCGGGAGATTACGGACTGCTGTTAAAATCTAAGGATTCAATTTTAACAGCGATTGACAATAAACCTTCATTATCAAATGATTTTAAATTATACCAAAATTATCCGAACCCGTTTAATCCTACAACAGTAATTGAATATAATATCCCGGCAAATGTAAAGAGTGAAACACCAAACGTCGAATTAATAATTTATGATGTTCTGGGACGAAAAATAAAAACTCTTGTTAACGAGGTACAAAATCCTGGCTTCCATAAAATTAACTTTAATGGAAGCAGACTGGCAAGCGGAGTGTATTATTACCAAATCAAATACGATTCTTTTATTCAATCAAAAAAAATGTTATTACTAAAATAA
- a CDS encoding T9SS type A sorting domain-containing protein — protein MKYFLQAVILVLLLTITTNAYSSLWINDPQRWYVGQGTIKEASLSIQPKGIYFEYNLYLTFSAINLGLTHQDTVEVIYNFNLPKNSIVHDSWLWFNGEIIKGKILDRWTASQIYEQIVGRRQDPSILVKNNNDQYELRVFPLAGDETRKVKLTFLVPADWNSVNVKTVIPIELLQCSYIQMQNFNLQTMLTPEWKNPKVLEFSDKSFSEVIDSANGNFLQMNLVKNEIYSNSNLTFSLDSPFKNGTYVSKFEGDENIYQLVFLPSIPENVIKNKKVAVLIDYQISESNTTSKEIFNNLKLMLHQNFTAKDSFNIILSNKTINRISTNWISADSISIENTFENISQNMISNYSNLPSLLSNGIEFINENNSDGQIVLLSNSDQFGNADAANSLIKDLMKMMNTVIPINIGDYQSQNYNWYYYGNKEYKGNAYFYENLAKLTGGNVFYVDYNISLSSMMNNLFGSLSELLTIYDLHTSLQNGFTYGRFDINSNNDLISLNSPIIQIGKYIGELPFKIELNGIYDGKPFSNSEEISAENIVESDSISDVIWAGKFIDNIQGSANYYDYYSILTNQEIYEIIDLSVSKKILTNYTAFLCLEPGMEVDITDPNFILDDGNGDWVVDIEEKDEVNSDTLFTSYPNPFNNQTTIKIRLSKNINPETASFKIYNVLGQVVKTFIPSVGLNETNEFEFYWNGENDNNSLVASGNYFFVMQHAGKVQTLKLVLVK, from the coding sequence ATGAAATATTTTTTACAAGCAGTAATTTTAGTTTTATTATTAACAATAACTACTAATGCATACTCAAGCCTTTGGATAAATGATCCACAGCGCTGGTATGTTGGTCAAGGTACTATTAAAGAAGCATCGCTTTCAATTCAGCCTAAGGGAATTTATTTTGAGTATAATTTATATTTAACATTTTCAGCAATTAATTTGGGCTTAACTCATCAAGATACCGTTGAGGTAATTTATAACTTTAATCTTCCGAAAAATTCAATTGTACATGATTCTTGGCTTTGGTTTAACGGAGAAATAATTAAAGGAAAAATTCTTGACCGCTGGACAGCATCTCAAATTTATGAGCAAATAGTTGGAAGAAGGCAAGATCCATCAATTCTTGTAAAAAATAATAATGACCAATATGAACTAAGGGTTTTTCCTTTAGCCGGTGATGAAACAAGAAAAGTCAAACTTACGTTTTTAGTTCCAGCGGATTGGAATTCTGTAAATGTAAAAACTGTAATTCCAATTGAATTATTACAATGTTCATACATTCAAATGCAGAATTTTAATTTACAAACTATGCTTACTCCGGAATGGAAGAATCCGAAAGTTTTAGAATTTTCGGATAAATCGTTTTCTGAGGTGATTGATTCCGCGAATGGCAATTTTCTTCAAATGAATCTCGTTAAAAATGAAATTTATTCAAATTCAAATTTGACTTTTTCTTTAGATTCACCATTTAAAAACGGAACATACGTAAGTAAATTTGAAGGAGATGAAAATATTTATCAATTAGTTTTTCTGCCATCAATTCCGGAAAATGTGATAAAAAATAAAAAGGTCGCCGTTTTGATAGATTATCAAATCTCAGAAAGTAACACAACATCAAAAGAAATTTTTAATAATCTAAAACTTATGCTGCATCAGAATTTTACAGCAAAGGATTCCTTCAATATTATTTTATCTAACAAAACAATTAATAGAATAAGTACTAATTGGATTTCTGCGGATAGTATTTCCATTGAAAATACTTTTGAAAATATTTCGCAAAATATGATTTCCAATTACAGTAATTTGCCGTCTTTGTTATCAAACGGAATCGAATTTATTAATGAAAATAATTCGGATGGACAAATTGTTCTGCTTTCAAATTCAGATCAATTCGGCAATGCAGATGCGGCAAATTCATTAATAAAAGATTTAATGAAAATGATGAACACTGTAATTCCGATAAATATCGGCGATTATCAAAGTCAAAATTACAATTGGTATTATTACGGAAACAAGGAATATAAAGGGAATGCTTATTTTTATGAGAATTTAGCCAAACTAACCGGCGGAAACGTTTTTTATGTTGATTACAATATTTCTTTAAGCAGTATGATGAATAATTTGTTCGGCTCGCTTAGTGAATTATTAACAATTTATGATCTGCATACTAGTCTTCAGAATGGATTCACTTACGGCAGATTTGATATTAACTCTAATAATGATTTAATTTCATTAAACTCACCAATTATTCAAATAGGAAAATACATCGGTGAACTTCCATTTAAGATCGAACTTAATGGAATCTATGATGGGAAACCTTTTTCAAATTCAGAAGAAATCAGTGCGGAAAATATTGTTGAATCCGATTCAATTTCCGATGTAATTTGGGCAGGCAAGTTTATCGATAATATTCAAGGAAGCGCGAATTATTATGACTATTACTCAATTTTGACAAATCAAGAAATTTATGAAATTATTGATTTGAGCGTAAGCAAAAAAATATTAACAAATTATACGGCGTTTTTATGTTTGGAACCGGGAATGGAAGTCGACATAACTGATCCAAATTTTATTCTTGATGACGGAAATGGTGACTGGGTTGTAGACATTGAAGAAAAAGATGAAGTAAATTCAGATACTTTATTTACGTCTTATCCTAACCCGTTTAATAATCAAACAACAATAAAAATAAGATTAAGTAAAAACATAAACCCTGAAACGGCTTCATTTAAAATTTATAATGTACTTGGTCAAGTTGTAAAAACTTTCATACCTTCAGTTGGATTAAACGAAACAAATGAATTTGAATTTTATTGGAATGGTGAAAATGACAATAATTCTTTAGTCGCAAGCGGAAATTATTTCTTTGTTATGCAGCATGCGGGTAAAGTTCAGACTTTAAAATTAGTTTTAGTAAAATAA
- a CDS encoding T9SS type A sorting domain-containing protein, whose protein sequence is MKKFLIVFIFTAVINYSQYNFWEIYNTMPNPVAGGDIWQNEGNVFIFGGYSDSTQNYTNWVQGYNLLSNNWKLDTMKVARFGLVVENFNNKVYFFGGINSNDSSINGISNWGSDFLGENSFSFNKNFNRIFSTGHIVGDNLYVIGGNPLPGTRTDSMAYIFEYNLNEAKITYSIDTLFKDNDFPEQQMSEVIGNDIFIFGGEVNGISQDIYKYNIVDHSYTKLDIKLLEPRAGGRAVIGDSPNQIIIIGGFNETSLALKSVEIFYATDNEYFIEQGAPIQQARYNFMTAKSDGYVYILGGFDENGNVVNSIERTYLGNVVNVEDNLVANKFELFQNYPNPFNPTTSIEYSIPGVSSKINFVRVIVFDILGREVKTLVNENQKPGIYKIQFEGSDLSSGVYYYQLQCDSYIQTKKMLLLK, encoded by the coding sequence ATGAAGAAATTTTTAATAGTATTTATTTTTACAGCGGTTATAAATTATTCCCAATATAATTTCTGGGAAATCTATAATACAATGCCCAATCCGGTTGCCGGTGGAGATATTTGGCAAAACGAAGGAAATGTTTTTATCTTTGGCGGATATTCCGATTCTACGCAAAATTATACAAATTGGGTTCAAGGATATAATTTACTTTCAAATAATTGGAAACTTGACACAATGAAAGTTGCAAGATTCGGACTTGTTGTAGAAAATTTTAATAATAAAGTATATTTCTTCGGCGGTATAAATTCTAATGACTCTTCAATAAACGGTATTTCAAATTGGGGATCAGATTTTTTAGGTGAAAATTCATTCAGCTTCAATAAAAATTTTAATAGAATTTTTTCAACCGGACATATTGTAGGAGATAACCTTTACGTTATTGGTGGAAATCCGCTTCCGGGAACAAGAACTGATTCAATGGCATATATTTTTGAATATAATTTAAATGAAGCGAAAATAACTTATTCCATAGATACATTATTCAAAGACAATGATTTTCCCGAACAGCAGATGTCGGAAGTAATAGGCAACGATATTTTTATTTTTGGAGGTGAAGTAAACGGAATTTCTCAAGATATTTATAAATATAATATTGTTGATCACAGTTATACAAAGCTGGATATTAAACTTTTGGAACCGAGAGCCGGAGGGCGTGCCGTAATTGGAGATTCTCCAAATCAAATTATAATTATAGGCGGATTTAATGAAACTTCACTTGCATTAAAAAGCGTAGAAATATTTTATGCAACTGATAATGAATATTTTATAGAACAAGGTGCGCCAATTCAACAAGCAAGATACAATTTTATGACGGCTAAAAGTGACGGCTACGTTTATATTTTGGGAGGATTTGACGAAAATGGAAATGTGGTAAATTCAATTGAAAGAACATATTTAGGCAACGTGGTTAATGTTGAAGATAACTTAGTGGCAAATAAATTTGAATTATTTCAAAACTATCCTAATCCGTTTAACCCAACCACTTCTATTGAATATTCTATTCCGGGTGTTTCTTCAAAAATTAATTTCGTTCGCGTTATTGTATTTGATATTCTTGGCAGAGAAGTTAAAACTCTTGTAAACGAAAATCAAAAGCCAGGTATTTATAAAATTCAATTTGAAGGCAGTGATTTATCGAGCGGAGTTTATTATTACCAATTACAATGCGATTCATATATTCAAACAAAAAAAATGCTGCTGCTAAAATAG
- a CDS encoding serine/threonine protein kinase — protein MKEITNELLFKKFEILNCFKKDEHSAVYLANHIFLEKKVFLKILNTETIPDSSIIERFKREAKILAQLEHPNIIKVFDFGMYDRFFYISFEYFESKNLREIINDPNFNYEIKKDIFIQLIKALDFAHSKNVIHRDIKPENILINDNKELKLTDFGLAQNSISNLITQKYSLVGTPAYMSPEQIQGEPLTIKSDLFSLGITAAELFLGKNLLMGETASETINNIISFDAENYQYEFKSLPEDIKKVIAGLLESKPDNRFNSCKEVLEILNVQNEIPKTASDKKKSKLIPVLLILSGMIFTIFLIKYLFSISGNNVKVEEVPQTIISKIDDSADSDKNANGGITDLTGKTNLKLKTEMTKEIITEKSAVKNSQQAVNHETNNFGELYVKCYPWAKVYLNNKFVETTPFEKNINIKTGKYLLSLVHPDYPKFMDSIIVSSENLTFIEVNLDTLFGYFNCQIYPWGEIFLNGEKKGVTPLQKPIKLFEGNYKLTLKNPQFTDIETNIKIVKNDTLFMKFNMKSVQ, from the coding sequence ATGAAAGAAATTACAAACGAATTACTATTTAAAAAATTTGAAATCTTAAACTGCTTTAAAAAAGACGAGCATTCGGCAGTTTATTTGGCAAACCATATTTTTTTGGAAAAAAAAGTTTTTCTTAAAATTTTAAATACCGAAACCATTCCTGATTCATCTATAATTGAAAGATTTAAGCGAGAAGCAAAAATACTTGCGCAGCTTGAGCATCCGAACATAATAAAAGTTTTTGATTTCGGAATGTATGATAGATTCTTTTACATTTCTTTTGAATATTTTGAAAGCAAAAATTTACGCGAGATCATCAATGATCCGAACTTCAATTATGAAATAAAAAAAGACATTTTTATTCAGCTCATTAAAGCATTAGACTTTGCTCATTCCAAAAACGTAATTCACAGAGATATAAAGCCGGAAAATATTTTAATTAACGATAACAAAGAACTTAAATTAACGGATTTCGGTCTGGCACAAAATTCAATAAGCAATTTAATTACGCAGAAATATTCCTTGGTAGGAACGCCGGCTTACATGTCGCCCGAACAAATTCAAGGCGAACCGTTAACTATAAAAAGTGATTTGTTTTCTTTGGGAATTACAGCCGCAGAATTATTTCTTGGTAAAAATTTATTGATGGGTGAAACGGCGAGTGAAACTATTAACAATATAATTTCGTTCGACGCTGAAAATTATCAATATGAATTTAAAAGTTTACCGGAAGATATAAAAAAAGTAATCGCCGGATTATTGGAATCCAAACCTGATAATCGATTCAATTCATGCAAGGAAGTTTTGGAAATCCTCAATGTTCAAAATGAAATCCCGAAAACTGCTTCAGATAAAAAGAAATCTAAACTGATACCTGTATTGTTAATTTTATCGGGAATGATATTTACAATTTTCTTGATAAAATATTTATTTAGCATTTCTGGAAATAATGTAAAAGTTGAGGAAGTTCCTCAAACCATAATTTCTAAAATTGACGATTCGGCGGACTCTGATAAAAATGCAAATGGCGGAATAACCGATTTAACCGGCAAAACTAATTTGAAATTAAAAACCGAAATGACGAAAGAAATAATTACGGAAAAATCAGCCGTTAAAAATTCCCAGCAAGCGGTAAACCATGAGACAAATAATTTCGGCGAATTATATGTAAAATGTTATCCATGGGCAAAAGTATATTTAAATAATAAATTTGTTGAAACAACTCCTTTTGAAAAGAACATAAATATTAAAACAGGTAAATATTTACTTTCGCTCGTTCATCCTGATTATCCGAAATTTATGGACAGCATTATTGTTTCTTCTGAAAACCTTACTTTTATTGAAGTGAATTTGGATACTTTATTCGGATACTTTAACTGCCAAATATATCCTTGGGGCGAAATCTTTTTAAATGGCGAGAAAAAAGGCGTAACACCTCTTCAAAAACCTATAAAACTATTTGAAGGAAATTATAAGCTTACTTTGAAAAATCCGCAATTTACAGATATAGAAACAAACATTAAAATTGTAAAAAACGACACGTTATTTATGAAATTTAATATGAAAAGTGTTCAATAA
- a CDS encoding sigma 54-interacting transcriptional regulator, whose protein sequence is MNLITEHDQNQPALLSNKIMKKDFLNIKELKNLSKEQYEALYNLSQNLNSASHEESLIENIIDILIEVTNAERGLFAKYDTQTYKFSIVSARNLHKENIPDLSNFSVSVMQQVVDKNKPIIYHDVQSNPKLTQFESVQLHKITSILGVPITKSEKIWGVLLVDSQTDRKEFTEKNLLFLQFFSNIASITFDKIFEIENLSDENIRLKNVLESFDKIPDMIGESSPIKELTKTIRKVANTDATVLILGESGSGKDLVARAIHKLSPRKDFPYLAQFCGSIPDSLLESELFGYVKGAFTGATKDKKGLFEIADNGTFFLDEIADISSALQAKLLRVIENKEIIRLGDTKVKKVNVRILTATNKNLKKLVEEGKFREDLYYRLNVFPISVPALRERRTDILLLAQNFINSYTNSNIKLNIGAINKLENYTWPGNVRQLQNVLSRAIILSSDGIIQEEHIALENESSENSNSRTLKELEKKILLDRLNEFDGNKTLAAKSLDVSVRWIQLKMKEFNSESE, encoded by the coding sequence ATGAATTTGATAACAGAACACGATCAAAACCAGCCAGCTTTATTATCAAATAAAATTATGAAAAAAGATTTCCTAAATATTAAAGAACTGAAAAACCTTTCTAAAGAACAATATGAAGCATTGTACAATTTAAGTCAAAACTTAAATTCCGCATCGCACGAAGAATCATTGATTGAAAACATCATTGACATTTTAATTGAAGTGACAAATGCGGAACGGGGTTTATTTGCAAAATATGATACACAGACTTATAAATTCTCAATTGTGTCGGCAAGAAATCTGCATAAGGAAAACATTCCCGATTTATCAAATTTCTCGGTAAGCGTAATGCAGCAAGTGGTTGATAAAAATAAACCGATCATTTATCACGACGTTCAGTCAAATCCAAAATTAACACAGTTTGAAAGCGTTCAGCTGCATAAAATTACTTCCATATTGGGTGTGCCAATAACTAAAAGTGAAAAAATCTGGGGAGTTCTTTTAGTCGATAGTCAAACAGATAGAAAAGAATTCACAGAAAAAAATTTATTGTTCCTTCAATTTTTCTCAAATATTGCGTCAATAACTTTTGATAAAATTTTTGAAATTGAAAATCTTTCTGATGAAAATATTCGTTTAAAAAATGTATTGGAATCATTTGATAAAATTCCGGATATGATAGGCGAAAGCTCTCCAATTAAGGAATTAACAAAAACAATTCGTAAAGTTGCTAATACTGATGCCACGGTTTTAATTCTTGGAGAAAGCGGTTCGGGAAAAGACCTTGTTGCACGTGCAATTCATAAATTAAGTCCAAGGAAAGATTTTCCATATCTTGCGCAATTCTGCGGTTCAATTCCCGACAGTCTTTTGGAAAGCGAATTATTCGGTTATGTTAAAGGTGCTTTTACCGGCGCGACAAAAGATAAAAAAGGTCTTTTTGAAATTGCGGATAACGGAACATTTTTCTTGGATGAAATTGCCGATATATCAAGCGCGCTCCAGGCAAAATTACTTCGAGTAATTGAGAATAAAGAAATTATTAGATTGGGAGATACAAAAGTCAAAAAAGTTAATGTAAGAATTTTAACAGCAACAAACAAAAACTTAAAAAAATTGGTTGAAGAAGGAAAATTTAGGGAAGATTTATATTACCGATTAAATGTTTTTCCTATAAGTGTTCCGGCATTAAGAGAAAGAAGAACTGACATTCTATTACTCGCGCAAAATTTTATAAATTCTTACACAAATTCGAATATTAAACTAAATATTGGTGCAATCAATAAATTAGAGAATTATACGTGGCCGGGAAATGTAAGACAGCTGCAAAATGTTTTAAGCCGTGCAATAATTTTATCTTCCGATGGGATTATACAAGAGGAACATATTGCTTTGGAAAATGAAAGCAGTGAAAATTCCAATAGTAGAACTTTAAAGGAATTAGAGAAAAAAATTCTTCTAGATAGATTGAATGAATTTGACGGCAACAAAACACTTGCCGCGAAATCACTCGATGTTTCAGTTAGATGGATACAACTGAAAATGAAAGAATTTAACAGTGAATCCGAATGA
- a CDS encoding carboxypeptidase-like regulatory domain-containing protein has product MQKYFKILNFIVLLLLFYFCSAPHNNPLDPENSENQLSLIDGFIKTVKIPQSPIIDAKIYWLNDGFITTTNNNGYFAINNIERKDGWLIIEKQGYSIDSIYIDFNNQKKISQNIFLNAVPIIEELKFYSITQNKYPSKQVYSLGVKVKINDEENDIDSVFIQNEELNVNKQLLYNASERYYENSISLEDLKITSIDIVIGKEFKINVYDADSKKFEIGTTNIKRIIKEEIITTSPSGRDTVFTNNPLLVWNRFTPGFEFKYFLEIYTDEIDPTLVWENEISSTNIQYLTNTNLSSGDYFWVIWAIDEFDNRTRSKPASFIIK; this is encoded by the coding sequence ATGCAAAAATATTTTAAAATATTAAATTTTATTGTTTTGTTATTATTATTTTATTTTTGCAGTGCGCCTCATAATAATCCTTTAGATCCGGAAAATTCGGAAAATCAATTAAGTTTAATTGATGGTTTCATTAAAACCGTTAAAATTCCGCAGTCACCTATAATAGATGCAAAAATTTATTGGCTGAATGACGGATTTATAACAACCACAAATAACAACGGTTACTTTGCTATTAACAATATTGAAAGAAAAGACGGCTGGCTGATTATAGAAAAGCAAGGATATTCAATTGATTCAATTTATATTGATTTTAATAACCAGAAAAAAATTTCGCAAAATATTTTCCTTAATGCAGTTCCCATAATTGAAGAACTTAAATTTTACAGCATTACACAAAATAAATATCCATCCAAACAAGTTTACAGTTTAGGAGTTAAAGTTAAAATAAATGATGAAGAAAATGATATTGACTCGGTATTTATACAAAACGAAGAACTGAATGTAAATAAGCAATTGCTTTATAATGCATCTGAAAGATATTATGAAAATTCAATCAGTTTGGAAGACTTAAAGATTACTTCTATTGATATTGTTATTGGAAAAGAATTTAAAATTAATGTATATGACGCCGATTCAAAAAAATTTGAAATCGGAACAACTAACATAAAAAGAATTATTAAAGAAGAAATTATTACAACTTCGCCGAGCGGAAGAGATACGGTTTTTACAAATAATCCTTTACTTGTTTGGAACAGATTTACACCGGGATTTGAATTTAAATATTTTCTTGAAATTTATACCGATGAAATTGATCCTACATTGGTTTGGGAAAACGAAATAAGCTCTACAAATATTCAATATTTAACAAATACAAATTTATCTTCCGGAGATTACTTTTGGGTAATTTGGGCAATTGATGAATTTGATAACAGAACACGATCAAAACCAGCCAGCTTTATTATCAAATAA